The genomic region GTGTGAAATGATCACGACCGTGATACCTAACTCGCGGTTAAGCTTTTGGATAAACGCCAGCATTGAGGTGTAGTTACGGTAATCTTGACCTGCTGTTGGCTCATCTAAGATAAGAAGCTCTGGTTCCAATACCAGGATAGAAGCAATTGTTACGCGTTTTTTCTGACCGTAGCTCAGTGCTTCGATTGGCCAGTGGCGGAACTTGCTCAGCCCACACAGCTCAAGAACATGCTCTACTTTTTCTGTGATAAGTTCTTCTGCAATATTTCGGTTACGAAGGCCAAAAGCGATCTCGTCAAAAATCATATGATGGGAGATCATATGATTTGGGTTTTGCATTACGACACCGACTTTCTGACTTCTTTCAAAGATAGAAAGTTCAGATAGGTCTTCACCATTCAGGTATGAAGAGCCTGAGTCAGCATCTAAAACGCCCATGATGAGCTTGGTGATGGTGGATTTGCCCGAACCGTTTTTGCCCAGAATCGAAACAAACTCACCTTTGCCAATCTTGAAGCTTACATCTTCGAGTGCGTTCTTCTCGCCGTCGTAAGAATAAGTGAGTCCATGCACTTCGAGTAAGGGTATGTATTGCTTCTCTGCTATCGGAGCTGGACGTTCAGCAAACCAAGCTTGAACCGCAGGGCGAAACCTTTTGTAATCTAAAGCTTTGAGGTTGGATAGCTTGTCTTCGCTTGTTAGAGGTGCTTTGGCTGCTTTAAGTGCTGATAGGTAAAGTGGTTCACGAATACCGTGTGCCTCAAGCAGTTCAGAAGCCAATATTTCATCGGGTGTCATGTCTGCAACGATTTCACCGCGTTCCATTAAGATCACGCGGTCGATATCGCGATGTAGAACATCCTCTAAGCGATGCTCGATGATCACGATAGTCTTATTGGTTTCTTTATGCAGTTGGTCGATGATCTCAATCGTTGCCTTGCCTGTCTTAGGGTCAAGGCTTGCTAAAGGCTCATCAAACAGCAAAATATCAACGTCATCAACTAAGATACCCGCCAACGATACGCGTTGTTTTTGACCACCAGAAAGGTCGTGTGGAGAACGATCAAGCATACCCGCTAGGTCGACCATTTTTGCTGTCGACTTAACTAATGGGTACATGTCAATGTTCGACATCAACTGGTTTTCTAATGCGAAGGCGATGTCTTCACCGATACTCAACCCCACAAACTGGCTGTCAGTATCTTGCAATACCGTGCCGACTTGCTCGGTATAATCGTGCATTGAAAACTTAGAGATGTTCTTGCCGTTGATCTCTAAAGAACCGGAGACCTCACCTTTAATCGCGTGAGGGATTAGACCGTTAAGACATTGACCTAGGGTAGATTTACCACTGCCACTAGGTCCAATAATGACGATTTTCTCTCCTTTCTCTATCCTTAGATTGATATTTTTTAGCGTCGGTTTATCCAGCGACTCATATCTAAAAGAGAAGTTCGAAAATGCTATAGTCATCAGCGCTTATGCCTCAGTCAGGTTGCGGCTTTGTTTATTGCGTTTCGCGACTGATTTTAGGATCAGGAAGCCCACAACAGCGATCAGAATAGTGTTACCTGCTGCGATGATTGACAGTTGAGTGAAGACTTTAGTAAACGGTTCTGCGTATAGGATGGTATCTAGGAATGCAGAGCAGCCGTAACCCACGACGTTACCAGCAAGGGCAAGTACGACAAATAGCGCAAAATCTTTCATTGGCAGTTCGCCTTGTTGAAGACGGTTTTTAGTCATCATAGGGAATAGACCAATAACCATGCCTACGATACCTGAGCCTAATACCCAAGTTAGCCACACGCCCCAACCTGCGAATAAGTCTGTTACCCAGTGGCCAATGAAGCCAACTAAGAAACCAACAATTGGGCCGAACAAAACAGAAAACAGTGCTAGGACTGCCATTGCTGGTTTCAATGTCGTGTTCGCAAACACTGGGACACCAAACATAGGTAAACCACCAATGCCGTACAGTGCCGCGCCAATGGCAATAACGACGACTGTTTTAGCTGAAAAGTTCATAGATAACCTCGAATACTGAAAGATAAAGCACAATAAAGAACGAATATTCGCCATTATTAATATGCGTCTCAATGAGAACGTTTTTTGGGCAAATATAAAAAATAAGGCGCGCATTATACAGTAGAACCCTTCCATAAGGGAAGGTAAGTGTCTAGATGTCTAAAATTCCATCTGAACACTTAAATATCGTGTGGAATGCGCAATTTTACGGTTAATCAAGCAACAAAAAAGCCAGAACGGGTCTGGCTTTTTCATTCGTCTTAACAATATGTTAAGCGGGTTCTCGCATATCTACGACCGTTTAGTGGTCTAGGTATAGATAGTTTTGCCAGCTTTTCATGCGAATAAGTACTTTACGCATGATAGACACGTGAGTGAAGCTATCAGAGTAAACGGCAACTTCTACCGCTGTACCCATAGGTAAGTGGAAGTCAGACAGATCATCAGTAATGGTCAGTTTAACAAACACACGACCGCTAGTACGCAGTGCCTCAGTGCCCAGTAGCGCACCTCTGGCTTGGAACTGACTTTCACCAATGGCTGGGATCACCTCTTCGATGCGCCCTTTAAATACCTTTCCTGGTAATGCTCTGAACAGAAACTCAGCTTCGTAACCAGGCTGTAGGCGTTGTAAGGAGTTCTGTCTAAACGCGGCGGTATAGAACTGTTCTTCAGTGTGAACAAATGTCATTACGGGAGCCAAAGGAAGTGGTACTGCCATTACACCTGGGCGTAATGCTAGTTGTGTAACGTACCCATCCGTAGGTGCCCGAACCACAGTCTGCTCTAATTTAAACTGAGCTTTACGCAATTCGGCTAATAGGCTTAACACTGCTGTGTTCTCGCCGCCTATCTCTGAGTCCAAGGCGATTTTTGCTTTTTCTAGGCTAGCATCTGCAACTTTTACCGCGGCTTCTGATGCTTTATAAGCTTGTCTGCGAGTGTCTAATTGTTGTTCGGTAAAGGCACCACTATCATAACCGCGCTTGTAACGAGAGAATTCACGTTGAGCTTTGTCTCTTTCAGCAATGGCTTTGATTCTCGCTGCTTCTGCTTCAGCAACATCAGATTCCATTCCTAGCGCACCTTGGCTCGCTTCTTTCACTTTAGCTTCTAATCTCGCGACTTCAGCTTCAAATGGAATAGGATCTATCTTGAAAAGGATATCGCCCTTTTTAAGAGGTTTATTCGCTTCTACCGGTACTTCAATCACTTTACCTCGAACTCCTGAAACGACAGGGGTTGTTGAATAAACTTGGTTACCAATCTGAGTGAAAGGGTGGTTGTAATTCATCAGTAGGATTAAAGTACCGATGATGATTACCCCACCAAGAACGGCGGTGGGTACAGTCCACTTGTTTAGTGGGATATTAAACACCTTGAAAATGGTGATGCAAAGTGCCGCATAGGTCATTATCAGCAGTAAATCCATTACTTAGCCTCCTGATCTTGAGCGTTATTCTGATCGTTACTTTGTTCCGCTTTAACGGAATCAACTTGTTTTAGTTGTGCGATTTCTTCCTGAAGCGCGCTCACTTGATCGATTAACGAATCAACACGGTGGTGAATATCGTGTTGTTCTTCTTCTAGTTTGGCAAAGCCCCAGCCGCGATCTTTGCGCCATAGCGTCGCCCAAATCCAAAGAAACGGCCAGATAGTGTGTAGAGTGAAAAGGCTAACCCAGCCTGAGACATGAATAGCATCTTGATGAGGGTGGTTGCGTTCTTTCGCAATTTCGTAGGGAATATCGTGAATAACGATGATGCCGTAAAAGATGACTAATGCTACGAAAATCAGTAGACCGAGCGCAAAGTAGTCTAAAAACATAACAGATCCTTGTAATGTTAGATATTAGTTATAAATATACTACGCTATCATCCAAGTAATTGTTATAAAAATGATTTACTGAGTTGAAAATAATGTGTTGTCGCTTCTAATGCAAATAAAAGCATTGATGAAGCTTATAAAATTTGATCGCATTTGAAGAGACTATTTCGGCTTTCTTTTTTGTATTCCAGCTGAAATCATGACAGCTATGATTCTAAATGACGTGCATAACCACAAGGGATAAATACGGATGTATATAGGTGAATTGGCGGCCATTGGTGCTGCGATTGTGTGGGCATGTGCGACATGGATTTATGGACAATTTGGACATCGTTTCTCTGCGATGCAATTGAACATTGTTAAGGGTGTTGTAGCGTCTGGGATGATGTTGCTTGTGATGCCTCTTATTCCTATGCCTGAATTTGAACTGAGTACTAACCATTTTCTAATATTGGCGATTTCAGGTGTGATTGGAATTGCGATTGGAGATAGCGCGTACTTTGCGGCATTGAAAAGAATCGGTGCTAATAAGACTCTGTTACTGGAATCTTTAGCTCCGCCTCTTTCTGGTGTGTTGGCATTAATGTTCCTTGGCGCTGTATTGACATTGCAAAGCTGGCTCGGTGTCGTGATTACAACACTTGCGGTGACTTTCGTCGTTTTCCAGCCATCAAAATCGGAGAGCGGCGACTCTAAAGGCAAAGCACAATGGGAGGGCATTAGTTTTGGACTTGTAGCGAGTGTTTGTCAGGCATCCGGTGTGGTTATTTCTCATTACGCTTTAGTGGCGGGTGATATTCCACCACTGCTAGGTGCTTTGATTCGCCTTGCGATTGGTGTGTTTGCCGTGATGATGATGATCCCTTTCGTTGAAAAGAAGCCGTACTCCTCGATAAAAAGAGATCTATGGGAAATGACCAAGCTCGATAAACTTTGGCTGTTAGGGGCAATCTTTGTTGGGACGTTTCTCGCTCTGTGGCTTCAACAGGTGGCGTTGAAAAATGCTAACCCTGCGATTGCACAAACCTTGATAGCGACCAGCCCGGTCTTTATTCTGGTGATCTATGCCTTAAAAGGGGAAAAGATCTCAAAGCATAGCCTTATTGGTACG from Vibrio gigantis harbors:
- a CDS encoding ABC transporter ATP-binding protein, coding for MTIAFSNFSFRYESLDKPTLKNINLRIEKGEKIVIIGPSGSGKSTLGQCLNGLIPHAIKGEVSGSLEINGKNISKFSMHDYTEQVGTVLQDTDSQFVGLSIGEDIAFALENQLMSNIDMYPLVKSTAKMVDLAGMLDRSPHDLSGGQKQRVSLAGILVDDVDILLFDEPLASLDPKTGKATIEIIDQLHKETNKTIVIIEHRLEDVLHRDIDRVILMERGEIVADMTPDEILASELLEAHGIREPLYLSALKAAKAPLTSEDKLSNLKALDYKRFRPAVQAWFAERPAPIAEKQYIPLLEVHGLTYSYDGEKNALEDVSFKIGKGEFVSILGKNGSGKSTITKLIMGVLDADSGSSYLNGEDLSELSIFERSQKVGVVMQNPNHMISHHMIFDEIAFGLRNRNIAEELITEKVEHVLELCGLSKFRHWPIEALSYGQKKRVTIASILVLEPELLILDEPTAGQDYRNYTSMLAFIQKLNRELGITVVIISHDMHLVLEYTTRSIVIADSKLIANADMTEVFSQPSLLERANLCTTSIYELATMMKIDNTNAFMQYFIDYERSSL
- a CDS encoding ECF-type riboflavin transporter substrate-binding protein, which encodes MNFSAKTVVVIAIGAALYGIGGLPMFGVPVFANTTLKPAMAVLALFSVLFGPIVGFLVGFIGHWVTDLFAGWGVWLTWVLGSGIVGMVIGLFPMMTKNRLQQGELPMKDFALFVVLALAGNVVGYGCSAFLDTILYAEPFTKVFTQLSIIAAGNTILIAVVGFLILKSVAKRNKQSRNLTEA
- a CDS encoding HlyD family secretion protein, with the translated sequence MDLLLIMTYAALCITIFKVFNIPLNKWTVPTAVLGGVIIIGTLILLMNYNHPFTQIGNQVYSTTPVVSGVRGKVIEVPVEANKPLKKGDILFKIDPIPFEAEVARLEAKVKEASQGALGMESDVAEAEAARIKAIAERDKAQREFSRYKRGYDSGAFTEQQLDTRRQAYKASEAAVKVADASLEKAKIALDSEIGGENTAVLSLLAELRKAQFKLEQTVVRAPTDGYVTQLALRPGVMAVPLPLAPVMTFVHTEEQFYTAAFRQNSLQRLQPGYEAEFLFRALPGKVFKGRIEEVIPAIGESQFQARGALLGTEALRTSGRVFVKLTITDDLSDFHLPMGTAVEVAVYSDSFTHVSIMRKVLIRMKSWQNYLYLDH
- a CDS encoding DUF3302 domain-containing protein; amino-acid sequence: MFLDYFALGLLIFVALVIFYGIIVIHDIPYEIAKERNHPHQDAIHVSGWVSLFTLHTIWPFLWIWATLWRKDRGWGFAKLEEEQHDIHHRVDSLIDQVSALQEEIAQLKQVDSVKAEQSNDQNNAQDQEAK
- a CDS encoding DMT family transporter — protein: MYIGELAAIGAAIVWACATWIYGQFGHRFSAMQLNIVKGVVASGMMLLVMPLIPMPEFELSTNHFLILAISGVIGIAIGDSAYFAALKRIGANKTLLLESLAPPLSGVLALMFLGAVLTLQSWLGVVITTLAVTFVVFQPSKSESGDSKGKAQWEGISFGLVASVCQASGVVISHYALVAGDIPPLLGALIRLAIGVFAVMMMIPFVEKKPYSSIKRDLWEMTKLDKLWLLGAIFVGTFLALWLQQVALKNANPAIAQTLIATSPVFILVIYALKGEKISKHSLIGTLAALGGISLFFYQ